Proteins encoded by one window of Rutidosis leptorrhynchoides isolate AG116_Rl617_1_P2 chromosome 7, CSIRO_AGI_Rlap_v1, whole genome shotgun sequence:
- the LOC139858877 gene encoding uncharacterized protein, which translates to MPIEVKNYFLDSSPRATFTMVSYEEMRAVEHATSAQKYMAELQMLLKQEKITCETNVAHINRSNASMELYEANMNEKLVKEEMSRIRNDWKAMSARIEQGEVNINRIFGMLGRIEFSLKELPEPKKDRIQARFCSLRAEAYNVIKLIMDCMKINCDGEARLHKS; encoded by the exons ATGCCTATTGAAGTAAAAAACTATTTTCTAGATAGTTCTCCACGTGCAACCTTCACAATGGTCTCGTATGAG GAGATGAGAGCAGTAGAGCATGCCACATCAGCACAAAAATATATGGCTGAGTTGCAGATGCTACTAAAGCAGGAGAAAATTACGTGTGAGACCAATGTAGCTCATATAAATAGGAGTAATGCATCAATGGAGCTTTACGAGGCAAATATGAATGAGAAACTTGTCAAAGAAGAAATGTCACGGATCAGGAACGATTGGAAGGCTATGAGTGCGCGGATTGAACAAGGGGAAGTTAATATTAATCGCATTTTTGGCATGTTGGGTCGGATTGAATTCTCACTAAAAGAGCTTCCGGAACCAAAGAAGGATAGGATTCAAGCACGTTTTTGTAGTTTACGTGCAGAGGCTTACAATGTTATTAAACTAATTATGGATTGTATGAAGATCAACTGTGATGGGGAAGCAAGGTTGCATAAGTCATGA
- the LOC139860337 gene encoding putative FBD-associated F-box protein At5g53640 has translation MDSRCGQGKVIRMRVEDDRISSLPDDLIHKILSFVGLKLAVQTSALSSRWRYIWTSLPYLNFSSKDFSTLPKFTNFVKHFISGRNNLLEVSSVKLTFHGKVSQLFVRRILDYAFTHNVQKLTVRSLDDQDDLHVSLFSCQSLKSLSLYRLKPAPTWDLPSLTTLYLDDVTFFGDEGIGHISKCANLKNLTLHRCRLERSYGVTVGFNIHLPELSNLTLEDGCLF, from the coding sequence ATGGATTCAAGGTGTGGGCAGGGTAAAGTGATTAGAATGCGCGTAGAAGATGATAGAATAAGCAGTTTGCCTGATGATCTCATCCACAAAATCCTATCTTTTGTTGGCCTTAAACTTGCTGTACAAACAAGTGCTCTGTCATCTAGATGGAGATATATATGGACTTCATTACCCTATCTTAATTTCTCAAGTAAGGATTTTTCTACATTGCCCAAGTTTACCAACTTTGTTAAACATTTTATCTCCGGGCGCAATAATCTACTAGAAGTGTCTTCTGTTAAACTCACTTTCCATGGAAAGGTTTCCCAACTGTTTGTTAGAAGAATTTTAGACTACGCATTTACTCACAATGTTCAAAAACTGACCGTCAGAAGTTTAGATGATCAGGATGATTTGCATGTTTCCCTGTTTAGTTGTCAGTCTCTCAAAAGTCTGTCTCTGTATCGATTGAAGCCTGCGCCAACTTGGGATCTCCCCTCTCTAACAACATTGTATCTTGATGATGTCACTTTTTTTGGTGATGAGGGAATTGGTCATATCTCCAAATGTGCAAACTTGAAGAATCTCACCTTACATCGCTGCCGTTTGGAAAGATCATATGGTGTCACTGTTGGTTTTAATATCCATCTTCCTGAACTTTCTAATCTTACGCTTGAAGATGGATGCCTTTTTTAA